A genomic region of Chloroflexota bacterium contains the following coding sequences:
- a CDS encoding GAF domain-containing protein: protein MAQANQPKPTIAWSLIGGLALGPILLIILRLFPALDLRIQSPAGHFWIVTSALLVGLLMIGLVIRAALVRRDGRALMLGFGFLAMSLMFLIHAIATPGVMFENTSVATQWSTPLALLVAAIIFALSMSQRLAEGLIRWWGRWLALGSSLWLAYAGLMLIYIPNTVMPAIQAPTTQAGQVSQHGYDEYGDAYGYGDEADPTPAATTQPTQSSQATYDEYGDKYDYGYGDDESAAAPLGTPQPTSAASPHSLHSQMRSLAPTIFPFVVWLTVALFGWTAWFYGKQWRETPTLPLATFVIAAILLAETALAALYGELWQLSFWSYHVLLLAAIGTITYGVIRGVERTGSLTSAVEGLLLNSTLQRQQAGFQNAMSQLLNAFEAGDRTASQHLRRELSQRFALAEDQLDLLQHAVGLVEQDREQGRRLQALVDISHTVTLELEADALISRVIASLANMLQPALAAVGLLEAEQLQIQAQHYLIKGEPSHQSLSLPLSAFPMEWLTVTDLPYISALTGPLKPLAVNLQPAYLIPLQHHTQLIGILFLQLNADQAIDARSEGVLQSVAAHLATGITNSRLYSALQTEHQQLQRSEQLREQMNQMVVHDLKNPLTVIINYLDLLRRQALPESQRELVEGARRSSRTLVGLVSDLLDTARLQEGHMSINREHVPIAPLLHNVANELRSWAEQEAKIISIQADPELYATIDGDLMRRVLSNLLSNAIKHTPIQTEIKLIAYQADSQISFQVADNGPGIPEALQASLFDRFTILNEQNHTRQRSTGLGLYFCKLAVEAHEGEIGVVSNPTAGTIFTITMPHHN, encoded by the coding sequence ATGGCGCAAGCAAACCAGCCCAAACCAACAATTGCTTGGAGTTTGATCGGCGGACTGGCGCTAGGTCCAATTCTGCTGATCATTCTGCGGCTGTTTCCTGCGCTCGATCTGCGGATTCAATCGCCAGCTGGCCATTTTTGGATTGTTACCAGTGCCTTGCTGGTTGGTCTTTTGATGATTGGCCTAGTAATTCGGGCAGCCTTGGTGCGACGCGATGGCCGAGCGCTAATGCTTGGTTTTGGCTTTTTGGCCATGTCGCTGATGTTTCTAATTCATGCGATCGCCACGCCAGGCGTGATGTTTGAAAATACCTCGGTCGCAACCCAGTGGTCAACTCCGTTGGCGCTGTTGGTGGCGGCCATTATTTTTGCCTTGAGCATGAGCCAGCGGCTTGCCGAGGGTTTGATTCGCTGGTGGGGGCGTTGGTTGGCGCTTGGCAGCAGCCTGTGGTTGGCCTATGCTGGATTGATGCTGATCTACATTCCCAATACCGTGATGCCAGCAATTCAAGCTCCAACCACCCAAGCTGGTCAGGTCAGTCAACATGGCTACGACGAATATGGCGATGCGTATGGGTATGGCGATGAAGCTGATCCTACACCAGCCGCAACCACCCAGCCAACCCAAAGCAGCCAAGCAACTTACGATGAGTATGGCGATAAATATGATTATGGTTATGGCGACGACGAAAGTGCTGCCGCGCCACTGGGCACACCGCAACCAACCAGCGCCGCCAGCCCACATTCCCTGCATAGCCAAATGCGTAGTTTGGCCCCAACAATCTTTCCGTTTGTGGTTTGGCTCACCGTAGCGCTCTTCGGCTGGACGGCATGGTTTTATGGTAAGCAATGGCGAGAAACTCCAACCCTGCCACTAGCAACCTTTGTAATTGCGGCGATTCTCTTGGCAGAAACGGCCTTGGCTGCGTTGTATGGCGAGCTTTGGCAGCTTTCGTTTTGGAGCTATCACGTCTTGTTGTTGGCGGCAATTGGTACAATTACCTATGGCGTAATTCGCGGGGTTGAACGAACTGGCTCGTTGACCAGCGCGGTTGAGGGTTTGTTGCTCAATAGCACCTTGCAACGCCAACAAGCGGGCTTTCAAAATGCCATGAGCCAATTGTTGAATGCGTTTGAGGCAGGCGACCGCACAGCGAGCCAACATTTACGCCGTGAGCTGAGCCAACGCTTTGCCCTCGCCGAAGATCAGCTTGATCTATTACAACATGCCGTGGGCTTGGTCGAGCAAGATCGCGAGCAAGGCCGCCGTTTGCAAGCCTTGGTCGATATTAGCCATACGGTAACGCTTGAACTCGAAGCCGATGCCTTGATTAGTCGGGTTATCGCCAGTTTAGCGAATATGTTGCAGCCAGCCTTGGCCGCAGTTGGCTTGCTTGAGGCTGAGCAGTTACAAATTCAGGCGCAACATTATTTGATCAAAGGCGAACCATCGCATCAAAGCCTGAGCCTGCCGCTTAGCGCCTTTCCGATGGAATGGCTGACCGTCACCGATTTGCCCTATATCAGCGCTCTAACTGGCCCACTCAAGCCTTTAGCAGTCAATCTACAACCAGCCTACCTGATTCCATTGCAACATCATACTCAGTTGATTGGGATTTTATTTCTGCAATTGAATGCCGATCAAGCTATCGATGCCCGCAGTGAGGGCGTGTTGCAATCGGTTGCGGCCCATCTCGCCACAGGTATCACCAACAGTCGCTTGTATAGTGCCCTGCAAACTGAGCATCAACAATTACAACGCAGCGAGCAACTGCGCGAACAGATGAACCAGATGGTTGTGCACGATCTCAAAAATCCGCTGACTGTGATTATTAATTATCTTGATTTGTTGCGTCGCCAAGCACTGCCAGAGAGCCAACGCGAATTGGTCGAGGGTGCTCGGCGTTCATCACGCACGTTGGTGGGCTTGGTTTCCGATTTGTTGGATACAGCGCGGTTGCAAGAAGGCCATATGAGCATCAACCGTGAGCATGTGCCAATCGCTCCGCTCTTGCATAATGTGGCCAATGAGTTGCGTTCATGGGCTGAGCAAGAGGCCAAAATTATCTCGATTCAGGCCGACCCTGAGTTGTATGCAACGATCGATGGCGATTTGATGCGGCGGGTACTGAGCAATTTACTATCAAACGCAATCAAACACACGCCAATCCAAACTGAAATTAAATTAATTGCCTACCAAGCCGATAGCCAAATTAGCTTCCAAGTGGCCGATAATGGCCCAGGCATCCCCGAAGCGTTGCAAGCATCGTTATTTGATCGCTTTACGATTTTGAATGAGCAGAATCATACCCGCCAACGCAGTACAGGCTTGGGCTTGTATTTTTGCAAATTAGCGGTTGAAGCTCACGAAGGGGAAATTGGCGTGGTCAGTAATCCAACAGCAGGCACAATTTTTACGATCACCATGCCACATCATAATTAA
- a CDS encoding helix-turn-helix transcriptional regulator has product MQRIRVVLREVAQQKGFNITSLADAAKVNPETVRKLWHDESKRIDRENLEKIANALQVSPLMLLSVGGKE; this is encoded by the coding sequence ATGCAACGGATTCGGGTAGTGCTACGCGAAGTGGCGCAACAAAAGGGGTTCAACATCACATCACTGGCCGACGCTGCCAAAGTCAACCCTGAAACGGTTCGCAAACTGTGGCACGATGAATCGAAGCGCATCGACCGCGAGAACCTTGAGAAAATCGCTAATGCGCTCCAAGTTAGCCCGCTAATGCTGCTCTCAGTTGGCGGTAAGGAATGA
- the alr gene encoding alanine racemase, with the protein MIHVADLIAAGAHIAQAGDQIQWSGWAYDSRLAQTGNLFIALQTARADGHGFIRDAIAAGATGVVCQYAPSVIPASITMIICNDPLILLRSWAKAQFAKHAPRTVAITGSVGKTSTKRAIAHVLASRYSVLRSPRSFNADLGLSVTMAELAAQQWAVLEFGADHPGEIAQLCQLFPPEIGIVTNVGSAHFGAFGSQAAIAHEKAAIIQQLPAHGYAILNGDDPLVAAMAERTHARLLRVGQNAACEIRWGNVTSTVQSTRFTIHIPEHAPERIQLLASGVPSVQAAAVAIAVGHVAGLSLAEMQEALADLRPAHGRFNPLAGRNGATIIDDTFNAAPESVYAALQTLGSLPARRRIAILGDMAELGTASARFHQQAGQIAAQNVDLLITKGDQAALAATSAREASATYGYQINTMSVHSAAAVLAAVPTDLGAGDLVLVKGAAEARMEHVVAGLLAPEADPRQVLVRQEHVWRNVRIGLPDRPTTVRIDLDALASNVQRIRQAVGVPVMAVLKADAYGHGAVRSARTVLLNGASSLAVATLGEALHLRQADIAAPILILGYTPAWQMREVLLNRISVALFDRHVAQSLHEQALALGLKAQVHIKIDTGMARLGLAVEQAVDFIEWLQGLAGIEVVGIFTHFANADEADASFFGLQLQRFQTLLDQLTQRGLRPPVVHTANSAAAMVHPSARYDMVRAGIALYGIDPSSDVHLNLQPVLEFQTEVAQVRELPAGSPISYGCTFVTSRISRIATIPVGYADGFRRAPQPWREVLIHGQRVPVVGRVCMDYAMIDVTELDAVQRGDQVVLIGQQGTDQIRAEEVAEWLGTNAYEVVSAILPRVPREPVEHFAER; encoded by the coding sequence ATGATTCACGTTGCTGATTTAATCGCTGCTGGAGCACATATAGCCCAAGCTGGCGACCAAATACAATGGTCAGGTTGGGCCTATGACTCACGCCTAGCCCAAACTGGTAATTTGTTTATTGCGCTACAAACAGCGCGGGCCGATGGCCATGGTTTTATTCGCGATGCAATTGCCGCTGGGGCAACCGGAGTGGTCTGTCAATATGCACCTAGCGTCATTCCTGCATCAATCACCATGATAATTTGTAACGATCCTTTAATCTTATTGCGCAGCTGGGCTAAGGCTCAGTTTGCCAAACACGCGCCGCGCACAGTAGCAATTACTGGCAGCGTTGGTAAAACATCAACCAAACGAGCGATTGCCCATGTGTTGGCAAGCCGCTACTCGGTGTTGCGTAGCCCACGTTCGTTCAATGCCGATTTAGGCTTATCGGTGACCATGGCCGAGCTTGCGGCTCAGCAATGGGCAGTTTTAGAGTTCGGGGCTGATCACCCAGGCGAGATTGCCCAGCTGTGTCAGCTTTTCCCCCCCGAGATTGGGATTGTCACCAATGTTGGTTCGGCTCATTTTGGGGCATTTGGCTCACAAGCCGCGATTGCCCACGAAAAAGCCGCGATTATTCAACAGTTACCCGCCCACGGTTACGCAATCTTGAATGGCGACGATCCTCTTGTGGCTGCAATGGCTGAACGAACGCACGCTCGCCTTCTGCGGGTTGGGCAGAATGCAGCGTGTGAAATTCGTTGGGGCAATGTGACCAGCACTGTTCAGTCAACCCGATTCACTATCCACATACCTGAACATGCCCCTGAACGTATTCAACTCCTAGCAAGTGGCGTGCCAAGTGTTCAGGCCGCCGCCGTTGCGATCGCTGTTGGCCATGTTGCTGGCCTGAGTTTGGCCGAAATGCAGGAGGCCTTGGCTGATTTGCGCCCAGCCCATGGCCGTTTCAATCCGTTGGCTGGCCGCAATGGCGCAACCATTATTGATGATACCTTTAATGCTGCGCCCGAATCGGTGTATGCAGCCTTGCAAACGCTTGGGTCGTTGCCTGCTCGCCGCCGGATTGCGATCCTCGGTGATATGGCTGAATTGGGTACTGCCAGTGCTCGCTTTCATCAACAAGCGGGTCAAATTGCTGCCCAAAATGTTGATTTACTGATTACTAAAGGCGACCAAGCTGCGCTTGCTGCTACCAGTGCCCGTGAAGCAAGCGCAACTTACGGTTATCAAATTAACACCATGAGCGTGCATAGTGCGGCGGCGGTGTTAGCGGCTGTCCCAACCGATCTTGGTGCAGGTGATTTGGTGTTGGTCAAGGGGGCGGCTGAAGCACGGATGGAACATGTCGTCGCAGGCTTGTTGGCTCCTGAAGCTGATCCACGTCAGGTTTTGGTGCGCCAAGAGCATGTTTGGCGCAATGTGCGCATTGGCCTGCCCGATCGACCCACGACGGTGCGGATTGATCTTGATGCCTTGGCGAGCAATGTCCAGCGCATTCGCCAGGCCGTCGGCGTACCTGTCATGGCGGTGCTTAAAGCCGATGCTTATGGCCATGGTGCAGTTCGTTCAGCCCGCACCGTCTTATTAAATGGGGCAAGCTCGTTGGCGGTAGCAACCTTGGGCGAAGCACTCCATTTGCGCCAAGCTGATATTGCCGCGCCAATCTTGATTTTGGGCTATACGCCAGCTTGGCAAATGCGCGAAGTCCTGCTCAATCGGATCAGCGTAGCATTATTTGATCGCCATGTTGCTCAATCGTTGCATGAACAGGCCTTAGCCTTGGGTCTAAAAGCCCAGGTGCACATCAAAATTGATACCGGCATGGCCCGATTGGGCTTGGCGGTTGAGCAAGCGGTAGATTTTATCGAATGGTTGCAAGGCTTAGCGGGCATTGAGGTTGTCGGCATTTTCACCCATTTTGCCAACGCCGATGAGGCTGATGCAAGCTTTTTTGGCTTGCAACTGCAACGTTTTCAAACGCTACTTGATCAATTAACTCAGCGTGGATTACGACCGCCTGTGGTGCATACCGCCAATAGTGCTGCGGCCATGGTTCATCCAAGTGCTCGCTATGATATGGTGCGAGCCGGAATAGCCTTATATGGCATCGACCCAAGCAGCGATGTGCATTTGAATCTTCAGCCAGTTTTAGAATTCCAGACTGAGGTAGCTCAAGTGCGCGAGTTGCCAGCAGGCAGCCCAATTTCATATGGCTGTACCTTTGTCACTAGCCGCATCTCGCGCATTGCCACAATTCCGGTCGGCTATGCCGATGGATTTCGGCGTGCACCCCAGCCGTGGCGCGAAGTACTGATTCATGGTCAGCGCGTGCCAGTCGTCGGGCGGGTTTGTATGGATTATGCCATGATCGATGTGACCGAACTTGATGCTGTGCAACGTGGCGATCAGGTGGTGCTGATCGGTCAACAGGGTACTGATCAAATTCGCGCCGAGGAAGTGGCTGAGTGGTTGGGGACGAATGCCTATGAAGTTGTTTCGGCAATCTTACCCCGCGTGCCCCGTGAGCCAGTCGAGCATTTTGCCGAGCGCTAA